CGACAAGCAGGCACGCGAGGGCGACAAGGTGGTGGGCGAAGCGATTACCCAGATCGAGAAGCTGGCCAGTGAAGTGCTTCGTTCGACCGACGCCATGACCGTGCTGGAGCAGGAAAGCGACAAGATCGGCAAGGTGATGGACGTGATCAAGGCGGTTGCCGAACAGACCAACCTGCTGGCACTCAACGCTGCCATCGAGGCCGCGCGGGCCGGTGAAGCCGGTCGCGGTTTTGCCGTGGTCGCCGATGAGGTCCGTGGTTTGGCGCAACGCACCCAGCAATCGACCGAGGAAATCGAAGGCCTGGTCGCAGGGTTGCAGAACGGCACCCGTCAGGTATCGGAAATCATGCTCAGCAGCCGCAACCTGACCGACAGCTCGGTGGCGCTGACGCGCAAGGCCGGCACGTCGCTGGAAAGCATTACCCAGACAGTGTCGAACATTCAGGCCATGAACCAGCAAATTGCCGCTGCTGCCGAACAGCAAAGCTCGGTCGCCGAAGAGATCAGCCGCAGCATCGTCAATGTGCGTGACGTGTCCGAGCAGACTGCCGCCGCCAGCGAAGAAACTGCCGCCTCCAGCGTCGAACTCGCGCGCCTGGGCAATCAGCTGCAAATGCTGGTCAGCCATTTCAAGGTATAAATCTCATGCGTCTGCGGCAGGCGAAGAAGCGTCTGGCGCAGGCGCTGCGAAGGTGTTGAAGACGAAAAAGCGCAGGCGTATCCGCAATAAAGGGATTTACTGATCCCGCAATTGCCACATACTGCCCGCGCTGTTTTATTTCGTCATATTCATTTCCATCGCCAGGTTTATCTCTATGAAAAGAATTCTGCCTTACCTCCTCAGTGCCGCCCTCTCCTTTGTCCCCTTCTCACTCACTCACGCTGCAACGGCGCCTGCACCGGTGCAACTCATCGTGTTGAGCTCCGGTGGCATCATGGGCGCGTTCAAGGC
The nucleotide sequence above comes from Pseudomonas lutea. Encoded proteins:
- a CDS encoding methyl-accepting chemotaxis protein — encoded protein: MHEMSATVHEVARNAEQASVAASAADKQAREGDKVVGEAITQIEKLASEVLRSTDAMTVLEQESDKIGKVMDVIKAVAEQTNLLALNAAIEAARAGEAGRGFAVVADEVRGLAQRTQQSTEEIEGLVAGLQNGTRQVSEIMLSSRNLTDSSVALTRKAGTSLESITQTVSNIQAMNQQIAAAAEQQSSVAEEISRSIVNVRDVSEQTAAASEETAASSVELARLGNQLQMLVSHFKV